In candidate division KSB1 bacterium, one genomic interval encodes:
- a CDS encoding 6-phosphogluconolactonase → MSNKSSEPVPSRVEEIFLQRSGQKLRYPPTEKMGVIVVDNFPLLGKLAALRFLEWVQANPGGVVSLPTGKTPEYFIKYVSHYLDTWDRVETQAELEQHGIDPSIRPDMKSLHFVQIDEFYPIDPAQHNSFYYYVNRFYISRFRLDPHKALLIDCSQIGLPPGYDLEDVWPGAEVDLSLRFRHPKTALERLQKQVLEAVDQWCQEYEEKIRALGGIGFFLGGIGPDGHIAFNVRGSDHNSTTRLTTTNYETQAAAATDLGGIEVAKKRLVITIGLATITQNPNCTAIILAAGEAKANVVRDAVEEEPHIRYPATALHKLPNARFYVTRGAAKLLKERQLHEIRITEQLPQWWIDKIVIDLAVRNRTPVLGLREEHFRSDPFGTALLSKTGGNLEGLTQTVHERLRTKLEEGARVRSNTVFLHTAPHHDDIMLGYLPFAVRHIRDASNRHTFAYMTSGFTAVTNRYALSLLQKLKYFLRRKTFEPLLQEGYFDPRNRQGRNRDVWQYLDGVASDRQIVKDEGEARRLLRNLMEIFEEEDIDNLKHRINELISYFETQYPGKKDLPYIQQLKGMIREWEGDCLWGYFGFDSSSVVHLRLGFYTGDIFTEEPTVERDVQPILRLLRRVKPDVVTVALDPEASGPDTHYKVLQAIAEALRRYEKETGRSDIEVIGYRNVWYRFHPAEANLFVPVSLNMFAVLQNAFLNAYVSQKDASFPSYEYDGPFSGLAQQIQAEQYQTIKTCLGRSFFYEHPSPLIRATRGLVFLKRMTLPEFYSQARELRRVAEEMGSEEAEEE, encoded by the coding sequence ATGTCGAACAAAAGCTCGGAACCTGTCCCCTCCCGCGTGGAGGAAATCTTTCTGCAGCGCAGTGGGCAGAAACTCCGGTACCCCCCTACCGAGAAGATGGGGGTCATTGTAGTCGATAACTTCCCGCTGCTGGGGAAGCTGGCTGCCCTGCGCTTTCTCGAGTGGGTCCAAGCAAACCCGGGCGGGGTCGTTTCGCTCCCCACCGGCAAGACGCCCGAGTACTTCATCAAGTACGTCTCGCATTATCTGGACACTTGGGATCGAGTCGAGACGCAAGCGGAACTGGAACAGCACGGCATTGACCCGTCCATCCGCCCCGATATGAAAAGCCTCCATTTCGTCCAGATCGATGAGTTCTACCCCATTGACCCCGCGCAGCACAACAGCTTCTACTACTACGTGAATCGCTTCTACATCTCGAGATTCCGCTTGGATCCCCACAAGGCCCTTCTGATTGATTGTTCGCAGATTGGCCTACCGCCTGGCTATGACCTCGAAGATGTGTGGCCCGGCGCAGAGGTCGACCTCAGCCTTCGCTTCCGTCACCCGAAGACGGCGCTGGAACGTCTCCAAAAGCAGGTGCTCGAAGCCGTTGATCAGTGGTGCCAGGAATACGAAGAGAAGATCCGTGCCCTGGGCGGCATCGGGTTTTTTCTGGGCGGAATCGGTCCGGACGGCCACATCGCGTTTAATGTGCGCGGCTCCGACCACAACTCCACGACCCGCCTAACAACGACCAACTACGAGACGCAGGCAGCCGCTGCGACCGACCTGGGTGGGATCGAGGTCGCAAAGAAACGCCTGGTGATCACGATCGGATTAGCGACCATCACCCAGAACCCCAACTGCACGGCCATCATCCTGGCGGCAGGCGAGGCCAAAGCGAATGTGGTGCGGGACGCGGTCGAGGAAGAGCCGCACATCCGCTACCCGGCAACCGCCTTGCACAAACTTCCGAACGCCCGTTTTTACGTGACACGAGGTGCCGCCAAGCTCCTCAAGGAGCGACAGCTTCACGAGATCCGGATCACTGAGCAACTGCCGCAATGGTGGATCGACAAGATCGTGATTGACCTCGCGGTAAGGAACCGGACACCGGTGTTGGGTCTGCGGGAAGAACACTTTCGGAGCGACCCCTTCGGCACAGCGCTCCTCAGCAAGACGGGCGGCAATCTTGAGGGGCTTACTCAGACCGTACACGAACGCCTTCGGACTAAGTTGGAGGAGGGTGCACGGGTCCGGTCGAACACGGTTTTCCTCCACACGGCTCCGCATCACGACGACATCATGCTTGGCTACCTGCCCTTCGCCGTACGCCACATTCGCGATGCCTCCAATCGCCACACCTTCGCCTACATGACCTCCGGATTCACGGCGGTCACCAATCGCTACGCTCTGTCCCTCCTGCAGAAGCTCAAGTATTTCCTGCGGAGGAAGACTTTCGAGCCCCTTCTCCAGGAGGGGTACTTCGATCCGCGCAACCGCCAAGGACGGAACCGCGACGTGTGGCAGTACCTGGACGGCGTTGCTTCGGACCGGCAGATCGTGAAAGACGAGGGCGAGGCCCGGCGCCTGCTCCGCAACCTGATGGAAATCTTTGAGGAGGAGGACATCGACAACCTCAAGCACCGGATCAACGAGCTCATTAGCTACTTCGAGACTCAGTATCCCGGCAAGAAGGACCTGCCGTACATTCAGCAGCTCAAGGGAATGATCCGCGAATGGGAGGGCGACTGCCTCTGGGGCTATTTCGGCTTCGACAGCAGCTCCGTGGTGCACCTGCGGCTGGGCTTTTACACGGGCGATATCTTCACAGAGGAGCCGACCGTCGAGAGAGACGTCCAGCCCATTCTTCGCCTCCTCCGCCGCGTCAAACCGGACGTGGTGACGGTGGCGCTCGATCCCGAGGCGAGTGGCCCCGACACGCACTACAAAGTGCTTCAGGCCATCGCCGAGGCCCTACGTCGCTACGAGAAGGAAACGGGTCGTTCGGATATCGAGGTAATCGGCTACCGGAACGTCTGGTACCGATTCCATCCAGCCGAGGCCAATCTCTTTGTGCCGGTGTCACTGAACATGTTCGCGGTGCTCCAGAACGCCTTCCTCAACGCGTACGTGTCCCAGAAGGACGCCAGTTTCCCGAGCTACGAGTACGATGGCCCCTTCTCGGGTCTGGCCCAGCAGATCCAGGCCGAGCAGTACCAGACGATCAAGACTTGCCTGGGGCGCAGCTTCTTCTACGAACACCCGAGCCCCCTGATCCGCGCCACGAGGGGGCTTGTGTTCCTGAAGCGGATGA
- a CDS encoding SPFH domain-containing protein, with the protein MMWWSIIAILAAVGVGFAALELRFRRPDQLVLYDAHGEVRARTGRFYPRHLSLCLPYRVQTIVTEVEAEAKGRLGLRVQVTATAGPDPKNLAQLVRVGGWSREAVERACKELELVMHSLVRSYTEQKALEEIRTDEMMQWLRSGLEQEAPKLGLEIVSASVQSIEPRDREIAEVIQQREAARIRKQTEIVNQQARVAAMQAKLEADERIARSEHELQLVKLALRKEEELREAELARFRLEQDLEQRRAQLALDQQEIELLARNPEVLLLTPQLARLAEASQGLRNARTIVSLSPNSLPEDSPLAKNVVRLLERLLSRAAASGGQESQQT; encoded by the coding sequence ATGATGTGGTGGTCTATCATTGCCATACTTGCCGCGGTCGGGGTCGGATTCGCAGCCCTGGAGCTGCGTTTTCGTCGCCCCGATCAGCTGGTTCTCTACGACGCACATGGGGAGGTGCGTGCGCGGACGGGCCGGTTCTACCCCCGCCACCTCAGCCTCTGCTTGCCGTACCGGGTCCAAACCATCGTCACGGAGGTGGAGGCCGAGGCCAAGGGCCGGTTGGGCCTCCGCGTTCAGGTGACAGCCACGGCCGGACCTGACCCAAAGAACCTCGCACAACTCGTGCGGGTTGGTGGGTGGAGCCGCGAAGCCGTCGAGCGTGCCTGCAAGGAGTTGGAGCTCGTCATGCACTCGCTGGTTCGCTCCTACACCGAACAGAAAGCGCTCGAAGAGATCCGTACAGATGAAATGATGCAGTGGCTGCGCTCGGGTCTGGAGCAGGAGGCCCCCAAGTTGGGCCTGGAGATCGTATCGGCCAGTGTGCAGTCCATTGAGCCTCGGGATCGGGAAATTGCCGAAGTGATCCAGCAACGAGAGGCTGCTCGAATCCGCAAGCAGACCGAGATTGTGAATCAGCAAGCCCGGGTGGCGGCCATGCAGGCCAAGCTGGAAGCAGACGAGCGAATCGCCCGGTCAGAGCACGAGCTGCAGCTCGTCAAGCTGGCGCTGCGAAAGGAGGAGGAGCTTCGAGAGGCGGAGCTGGCGCGCTTCCGGCTCGAGCAAGATCTCGAACAGCGACGGGCGCAGCTGGCCCTTGACCAGCAGGAAATCGAGCTCCTCGCCCGTAACCCTGAAGTGCTCCTCTTGACCCCCCAGCTGGCGCGTCTGGCCGAGGCCAGCCAGGGACTACGGAATGCCCGGACCATTGTTTCGCTTTCGCCGAACAGCCTGCCAGAGGATTCGCCCCTGGCAAAGAACGTCGTCCGCCTCCTGGAGCGCCTCCTGAGCCGTGCGGCGGCCAGCGGCGGTCAGGAATCCCAGCAGACGTGA